Proteins encoded by one window of Thermus caldifontis:
- the argR gene encoding arginine repressor codes for MGNKAERHRAIQEIVSREEIGTQKELVERLRQLGFEVTQATVSRDIAELRLARVSLGKGRHKYALPSVELPEDVYEELKRQFGLFVRDVDRGGNILVVKTAEGHASGIALLLDRLKRDEIVGTLAGEDTILVVARTEEGAKALEQEFGELLVAGKMRL; via the coding sequence ATGGGGAACAAGGCGGAGCGGCACCGCGCCATACAGGAGATCGTGAGCCGGGAGGAGATCGGCACGCAGAAGGAGCTGGTGGAACGCCTGAGGCAGCTGGGTTTTGAGGTGACCCAGGCCACGGTGAGCCGGGACATCGCCGAGCTGAGGCTGGCCCGGGTTTCCCTGGGCAAGGGGCGGCACAAGTACGCCCTTCCCTCCGTGGAGCTCCCCGAGGACGTGTATGAGGAGCTGAAACGGCAGTTTGGCCTTTTCGTCAGGGACGTGGACCGGGGAGGGAATATCCTGGTGGTGAAGACCGCAGAGGGCCACGCCTCGGGCATTGCCCTTTTGCTGGACCGCCTTAAGCGGGACGAGATCGTGGGCACCCTGGCGGGGGAGGATACCATCCTGGTGGTGGCCCGGACCGAGGAGGGGGCCAAGGCCCTGGAGCAGGAGTTCGGGGAGCTTCTCGTGGCGGGAAAGATGCGTCTTTAG
- the gmk gene encoding guanylate kinase, with translation MGGRLFVMTGASGVGKGTVRAKVLERTRLFYSISMTTRPPRPGERDGVDYYFVDRASFEALLREDGFLEHAEYVGHLYGTPRAPVERALARGEDVLLEIEVQGALQVRKKMPEAVLIFLLPPSLSELKRRLVYRGKDSPDKIEKRLKQAEWEIQNAHLFDYVVVNEVLEEAVADFLAILTAERRRTPRMGAALERALKRDKDLEAELDEILRRSYGGTRD, from the coding sequence ATGGGGGGCCGCCTTTTCGTCATGACCGGGGCCAGCGGGGTGGGCAAGGGTACGGTGCGGGCCAAGGTGCTGGAACGCACCCGCCTCTTCTACTCCATCTCCATGACCACCCGCCCCCCCCGCCCGGGGGAACGGGATGGGGTGGACTACTACTTCGTGGATAGGGCCAGCTTTGAGGCCTTGCTCCGGGAGGATGGGTTTTTGGAGCATGCCGAGTACGTGGGGCACCTTTACGGCACCCCAAGGGCCCCGGTGGAGCGGGCCCTGGCCCGGGGGGAGGATGTCCTCTTGGAGATTGAGGTGCAGGGGGCCCTGCAGGTGCGCAAGAAGATGCCCGAAGCGGTCCTCATCTTCCTCCTGCCCCCCTCCCTTTCCGAGCTGAAGCGGCGCCTGGTCTACCGGGGCAAGGATAGCCCCGATAAGATCGAGAAGCGGCTGAAGCAGGCGGAGTGGGAGATCCAGAACGCCCATCTCTTCGATTACGTGGTGGTGAACGAGGTGCTGGAGGAGGCGGTGGCCGATTTCCTGGCCATCCTCACCGCCGAGAGGCGGCGCACCCCCAGGATGGGCGCCGCCTTGGAGAGGGCCCTCAAGCGGGATAAGGACCTGGAAGCCGAGCTGGACGAGATTCTGCGGAGGAGTTATGGCGGAACCCGGGATTGA
- a CDS encoding SpoIID/LytB domain-containing protein, translating into MQGLKGILVWVLLALFLAHAQEVKGEASAGPTLRVLLQEIAEGREVSLFLPEVQGVVRVRSMPQGVWVEGRVQPLWEFPGPYFRLEGRSYRGGVRLLAQGGRLLVVNLVPLEDYLLGVLPAEMPESFPLEALKAQAVVARTFAVNRLNPRAPYDLCASENCQVYLGIPAEKAKHTEAVRATWGKVLSYGGQAISALYHADSGGMTAGSEEVFQRALPYLRPRPDPYARGPRSQWQLTVSPKKADGVLRAMGYLPRSEEPPLVLERSPSGRVWRLRLLGVEVGGPEAQRLVRNLGLPSALVEFKGWQAEGRGAGHGVGLSQWGAKGMAEAGYGYREILGHYFSGTFLSDLLLGGLAGLPWASR; encoded by the coding sequence ATGCAGGGGTTAAAGGGCATCCTGGTATGGGTCTTGCTGGCCCTTTTCCTTGCCCACGCCCAGGAGGTTAAAGGGGAGGCCTCGGCGGGGCCTACCCTCAGGGTTTTGCTCCAGGAAATAGCGGAGGGAAGGGAGGTTTCCCTCTTTCTACCCGAAGTCCAGGGGGTGGTGCGGGTCCGGAGCATGCCCCAGGGGGTCTGGGTAGAGGGAAGGGTCCAGCCCCTTTGGGAGTTTCCTGGACCCTATTTCCGTCTGGAGGGGCGGTCCTACCGGGGTGGGGTGCGCCTTTTGGCCCAAGGGGGAAGGCTTTTGGTGGTGAACCTGGTCCCTTTGGAGGATTACCTTTTGGGGGTCCTGCCCGCCGAGATGCCCGAAAGCTTTCCCCTGGAGGCCCTCAAGGCCCAGGCGGTGGTGGCCCGGACCTTCGCCGTAAACCGCTTGAATCCCCGGGCCCCGTATGACCTCTGCGCCAGCGAGAACTGCCAGGTCTACCTGGGGATCCCAGCGGAGAAGGCCAAGCATACGGAGGCGGTACGGGCTACCTGGGGCAAGGTGTTGAGCTATGGGGGGCAGGCCATCTCTGCCCTTTACCATGCGGATTCCGGGGGCATGACCGCAGGGAGCGAGGAGGTCTTTCAAAGAGCCCTTCCCTATCTGCGGCCGCGGCCTGACCCTTACGCCCGGGGTCCGAGGAGCCAGTGGCAGCTTACCGTGAGCCCGAAGAAGGCGGATGGGGTACTGCGGGCCATGGGGTACCTCCCCAGGTCGGAGGAGCCGCCCTTGGTCCTGGAAAGGAGCCCCTCGGGCCGGGTGTGGCGGCTTAGGCTTCTCGGGGTAGAGGTGGGGGGTCCTGAGGCCCAGCGGCTGGTGCGGAACCTGGGCCTGCCCTCGGCGTTGGTGGAGTTCAAGGGTTGGCAGGCGGAGGGCCGGGGGGCAGGGCACGGGGTGGGGCTTTCCCAGTGGGGGGCCAAGGGCATGGCGGAGGCGGGGTATGGCTACCGGGAGATCCTGGGGCACTACTTCTCCGGCACCTTCCTTTCGGACCTCCTGCTGGGTGGGCTTGCGGGGCTCCCCTGGGCTTCCCGCTAG
- the recN gene encoding DNA repair protein RecN, with protein sequence MLKRLEVRNLAVIREATLELGPGLNVLTGETGAGKSLLVDALALLLGARSEGLLGPFGDSLLVTAFFQGEGEERILSRRMGGRSTPRIDGEVVSLKELQEEGERWLSLHAQHTAIALLSPKRQRELLDALLPKDLLEAYGEAYRKYQALLMEKRALEEALRAKAEREDLLRFQLKEIQEANPRPGEDQELEAEAQRLRHLEALRERSGKAYALLAEGGALDLLQATLRELRAGSRFDPALEALARDLEVALEGGRAVARELEDYLESLEGDPSRLARLEERLSLLERLKRKYGPTLEEVLRYGERAQEELKALEGGEERLLQLERALALASEALFKAGERLSQARLEAARRLEKEMAAELPTLGFPKARFQVELKPLPEPGPQGLEEVLFRFSANPHLPPAPLSAASGGELSRIALALALLTGAEAPTVVFDEVDAGIGGETAWKVAERLARLGQVRQVLVVTHLPQIAARAARHLRVAKVGEEVRVEVLEGEKRIRELARLLSGQYTEAALAHARLLLEGSGLPSQGWVEAQE encoded by the coding sequence ATGCTGAAACGCCTCGAGGTGCGCAACCTCGCCGTGATCCGCGAGGCTACCCTGGAGCTGGGCCCTGGGCTGAATGTCCTCACCGGGGAAACCGGGGCGGGGAAAAGCCTATTGGTGGACGCCTTGGCCCTCCTCCTTGGGGCCAGGTCCGAGGGGCTTTTGGGGCCTTTTGGCGATAGCCTCCTGGTGACCGCTTTCTTCCAGGGTGAGGGCGAGGAGCGCATCCTTTCCCGCCGCATGGGAGGCCGCTCCACCCCGCGGATCGATGGGGAGGTGGTAAGCCTCAAAGAGCTGCAAGAGGAAGGGGAACGATGGCTCTCCCTTCACGCCCAGCACACCGCCATCGCCCTCCTCTCCCCCAAAAGGCAGCGGGAGCTTCTGGATGCCCTTTTGCCCAAAGACCTCCTGGAGGCCTACGGGGAGGCTTACAGGAAATACCAGGCCCTCCTCATGGAAAAACGAGCCCTGGAGGAGGCCTTAAGGGCCAAGGCGGAGCGGGAAGACCTCCTGCGCTTCCAGCTCAAGGAGATCCAGGAGGCGAACCCCAGGCCCGGCGAGGACCAGGAGCTGGAGGCCGAGGCGCAAAGGCTTCGCCATCTGGAAGCCCTAAGGGAGCGCTCCGGAAAAGCCTACGCCCTCCTGGCGGAGGGGGGCGCCCTGGATCTTCTTCAGGCGACCCTGCGGGAGCTGAGGGCGGGAAGCCGCTTTGACCCAGCCCTGGAGGCCCTAGCCCGGGACCTGGAGGTGGCGCTGGAAGGAGGCCGGGCCGTGGCCAGGGAGCTGGAGGACTACCTGGAAAGCCTGGAGGGAGACCCCAGCCGTCTGGCCCGGCTGGAGGAACGCTTGAGCCTTTTGGAAAGGCTCAAGCGCAAGTACGGGCCCACCTTGGAGGAGGTCCTGCGCTACGGGGAAAGGGCCCAGGAGGAGCTGAAGGCCCTGGAGGGAGGGGAAGAGCGGCTTTTGCAGCTGGAAAGGGCTTTGGCGCTGGCCTCGGAGGCCCTCTTCAAGGCGGGAGAGCGCCTTTCCCAAGCCCGCCTCGAGGCGGCAAGGCGGCTGGAAAAGGAGATGGCGGCGGAGCTTCCCACCCTGGGCTTTCCCAAAGCCCGCTTCCAGGTGGAGCTAAAGCCCCTCCCCGAACCCGGACCCCAGGGCCTGGAAGAGGTCCTCTTTCGCTTCTCCGCCAACCCCCACCTCCCCCCCGCTCCCCTTTCCGCAGCCAGCGGCGGGGAGCTTTCCCGCATCGCCCTGGCCCTCGCCCTCCTCACCGGGGCCGAGGCCCCCACGGTGGTCTTTGACGAGGTGGACGCCGGCATAGGGGGGGAAACCGCCTGGAAGGTGGCGGAAAGGCTCGCTCGCCTGGGCCAGGTCCGGCAGGTCCTGGTGGTCACCCACCTGCCCCAGATCGCCGCCCGTGCGGCAAGGCACCTGAGGGTGGCAAAGGTGGGAGAGGAGGTGCGGGTGGAGGTGCTGGAAGGGGAAAAGCGGATACGGGAACTCGCCCGCCTCCTCTCCGGCCAGTACACCGAGGCCGCCTTGGCCCACGCCCGCCTCCTTCTGGAAGGAAGCGGCCTGCCTAGCCAAGGTTGGGTGGAGGCGCAGGAATGA
- a CDS encoding glycoside hydrolase family 13 protein encodes MAWYEGAFFYQIFPDRYFRAGPPGKPAPTGPFEPWEAFPTLRGFKGGTLWGIAEKIPYLKDLGVEALYLNPIFASTASHRYHTVDYYQVDPVLGGNAALRHLLEVAHAHGLRVILDGVFNHTGRGFFAFQHLLENGEASPYRDWYYVKGFPLNAYSPHPNYEAWWGNPELPKLRVETPAVREYLLEVAEYWIRFGADGWRLDVPNEIQDPEFWRAFRRRVKGANPEAYIVGEIWEEADFWLQGDMFDATMNYPLSRALLGFVGGEVLDQELAARSGLGRIEPLQALAFSHRLENLFSRYRPEVVRAQMNLLTSHDTPRLLTLLRGSVERARLALALLFLLPGNPTVYYGEEVGMEGGHDPENRGGMLWETGRWKEEIRQTVRRLARLRQEHPELRTAPYGRVYAVDGHLAFTRGPYLVVVNATPEPFRQDFPLHGALPRGAQAVDLLSGSLCTPTGGRLCGPELPPFSLAVWVEV; translated from the coding sequence GTGGCCTGGTACGAGGGCGCTTTTTTCTATCAGATCTTTCCTGACCGTTACTTCCGGGCCGGCCCCCCCGGCAAACCCGCCCCCACGGGGCCCTTTGAGCCCTGGGAGGCTTTCCCCACCCTACGGGGGTTCAAGGGAGGCACCCTCTGGGGTATCGCCGAGAAAATCCCTTACTTGAAGGACCTGGGGGTGGAGGCCCTTTACCTGAACCCCATCTTCGCTTCCACCGCCAGCCACCGTTACCACACCGTGGACTATTACCAGGTGGACCCCGTCCTGGGAGGCAACGCCGCCTTAAGGCACCTCCTGGAGGTGGCCCACGCCCACGGCCTACGGGTTATCCTGGACGGGGTTTTCAACCACACGGGGAGGGGGTTTTTCGCCTTCCAGCACCTTTTGGAAAACGGGGAGGCGAGCCCTTATCGGGACTGGTATTATGTAAAGGGCTTTCCCCTTAACGCCTATAGCCCTCACCCCAACTACGAGGCCTGGTGGGGTAACCCCGAGCTTCCCAAGCTCCGGGTGGAAACCCCAGCGGTGCGGGAGTATCTCCTGGAGGTGGCGGAGTACTGGATCCGCTTCGGGGCCGACGGCTGGCGCCTGGATGTGCCCAACGAGATCCAAGACCCCGAGTTCTGGCGGGCCTTCCGCCGCCGGGTGAAAGGGGCCAACCCCGAGGCCTACATCGTGGGCGAGATCTGGGAGGAGGCCGACTTTTGGCTCCAAGGGGACATGTTTGACGCCACCATGAACTATCCCCTGAGCCGGGCCCTCCTGGGCTTCGTGGGAGGGGAGGTCCTGGACCAGGAGCTTGCCGCCCGCTCGGGCCTGGGGCGGATCGAGCCCTTGCAGGCCCTGGCCTTCAGCCACCGCCTGGAGAACCTCTTCAGCCGCTACCGCCCGGAGGTGGTGCGGGCCCAGATGAACCTCCTCACCTCCCACGACACCCCCCGCCTCCTCACCCTTCTCAGGGGAAGCGTGGAGCGGGCCAGGCTGGCCTTGGCCCTCCTTTTCCTCCTACCCGGAAACCCCACGGTCTACTACGGGGAGGAGGTGGGCATGGAAGGAGGCCACGACCCCGAGAACCGGGGGGGTATGCTTTGGGAAACGGGCCGCTGGAAGGAGGAGATCCGCCAAACCGTGCGGCGCCTGGCCCGCCTGCGCCAGGAGCACCCCGAGCTCCGCACCGCTCCCTATGGGCGGGTCTACGCGGTGGATGGGCACCTGGCCTTCACCCGGGGCCCCTACCTGGTGGTGGTGAACGCCACCCCCGAGCCCTTTCGCCAGGACTTTCCCCTCCATGGGGCCCTGCCTCGAGGCGCCCAGGCCGTGGACTTACTCTCGGGTAGCCTCTGCACCCCCACGGGCGGAAGGCTTTGCGGGCCCGAGCTACCCCCCTTCTCCCTGGCCGTCTGGGTGGAGGTCTAG
- the coaBC gene encoding bifunctional phosphopantothenoylcysteine decarboxylase/phosphopantothenate--cysteine ligase CoaBC, with amino-acid sequence MARVLVAVTGGVAAIKAPHLLRLLRAQGHEVRVLATPRALEFVTPLSLAVAAGGEVATEEAWFRPDGRALHIELARWADVVLVAPATADAMAKAALGLADDLLSATLLAGAKRVAWAPAMNEAMWLAPKTQEHARSLEALGHALFGPAYGPLAAVGEGEGWGRMLEPEELLERLQAFLTPKDLKGLRLLVSAGPTREYLDPVRFLSNPSSGRMGYAVAEAARDRGAEVVLVSGPTALPAPWGVERVEVESALEMRQAILERYPWAQGVVMAAAVADYRPAEVSREKEPKVAAEKTLRLLPNPDILKELGENKGERVLVGFAMETGEGLERAREKLHRKNLDLIVLNWVNREGVGFGSVENEVVLILRDGRVLELPRMKKRQVADRILDVLKEFWKD; translated from the coding sequence GTGGCCCGGGTCCTGGTGGCGGTGACGGGGGGGGTGGCGGCCATCAAGGCCCCCCACCTCCTCCGCCTCCTCAGGGCCCAGGGACACGAGGTGCGGGTCCTGGCTACCCCCAGGGCCCTGGAGTTCGTCACCCCCCTTTCCCTGGCGGTGGCCGCCGGGGGGGAGGTGGCCACGGAGGAGGCCTGGTTCAGGCCCGATGGCCGGGCCTTACATATAGAGCTGGCCCGCTGGGCCGATGTGGTCCTGGTGGCTCCGGCCACCGCAGACGCCATGGCCAAGGCCGCCTTGGGCCTGGCGGATGACCTCCTTTCCGCCACCCTCTTGGCGGGGGCCAAGAGGGTGGCCTGGGCCCCGGCCATGAACGAGGCCATGTGGCTTGCCCCCAAGACCCAGGAGCATGCGAGGAGCCTCGAGGCCCTAGGCCATGCCCTTTTTGGTCCCGCCTACGGCCCCTTGGCGGCGGTGGGGGAGGGGGAGGGGTGGGGAAGGATGCTGGAGCCTGAAGAGCTTTTGGAGAGGCTTCAGGCCTTCCTTACCCCCAAGGACCTTAAGGGCCTGAGGCTTCTGGTGTCTGCCGGCCCCACCCGGGAGTACCTGGACCCGGTGCGCTTTCTTTCCAACCCCTCCTCGGGCCGCATGGGCTATGCCGTGGCCGAAGCCGCCCGGGACCGGGGGGCGGAGGTGGTCCTGGTCTCCGGGCCCACCGCCTTGCCCGCTCCCTGGGGCGTGGAGAGGGTGGAGGTGGAAAGCGCCTTGGAGATGCGCCAGGCCATCCTAGAACGCTACCCTTGGGCCCAAGGGGTGGTGATGGCGGCGGCGGTGGCCGACTACCGCCCGGCGGAGGTGAGCAGGGAGAAGGAGCCTAAGGTGGCGGCGGAGAAGACCCTCCGCCTCCTTCCCAACCCCGACATCCTTAAAGAGCTTGGGGAGAACAAGGGGGAAAGGGTCCTGGTGGGCTTTGCCATGGAGACCGGGGAAGGCCTGGAGCGGGCCAGGGAAAAGCTCCACCGCAAGAACCTGGACCTCATCGTCCTCAACTGGGTTAACCGGGAAGGCGTGGGTTTTGGCAGCGTGGAGAACGAGGTGGTGCTCATCCTCCGGGATGGCCGGGTGCTGGAGCTTCCCCGTATGAAAAAGCGGCAGGTGGCGGACCGTATACTGGATGTGCTCAAAGAGTTTTGGAAAGATTGA
- a CDS encoding MarC family protein: MLELFLKSFLTLFVVVDPVGLVPVFLALAGDRPPRKQAQIARKAVLVAGGLLVSFFLFGRGLLGYLGISLEALRIAGGILLFRIATEMVFAHHERETEEEKDEARLRADISVFPLAIPLIAGPGALASVLILAAEARKEPLGYVVVLLTVFLVLALAYFFLRLAAQVRRALGRTGVNVVTRVLGILLAALAVQYVADGVKALF; encoded by the coding sequence GTGCTGGAGCTTTTCCTCAAATCCTTCCTCACCCTCTTCGTGGTGGTGGACCCGGTGGGGCTGGTGCCGGTTTTCCTGGCCCTAGCCGGGGACCGCCCCCCGAGGAAGCAGGCCCAGATCGCCAGGAAGGCGGTGTTGGTGGCGGGGGGGCTTTTGGTCTCCTTCTTTCTCTTTGGAAGGGGGCTTCTTGGCTACCTGGGGATCAGCCTCGAGGCCCTGCGCATCGCCGGGGGCATCCTCCTTTTCCGCATCGCCACCGAGATGGTGTTTGCCCACCATGAGCGGGAAACGGAGGAGGAGAAAGACGAGGCCCGCCTCCGGGCGGATATCTCCGTCTTTCCCCTGGCCATCCCTTTGATCGCTGGTCCCGGAGCCTTGGCCAGCGTCCTCATCCTGGCCGCAGAGGCCCGGAAGGAGCCCCTGGGTTACGTTGTGGTCCTCCTCACGGTATTTCTGGTCCTGGCCCTGGCCTACTTTTTCCTTCGGCTTGCCGCCCAGGTGCGCCGGGCCCTGGGGCGCACGGGGGTGAACGTGGTGACCCGGGTCCTGGGGATTCTCCTGGCCGCTTTGGCGGTGCAGTACGTGGCCGACGGGGTCAAAGCCCTGTTTTAG
- the rpoZ gene encoding DNA-directed RNA polymerase subunit omega, with protein sequence MAEPGIDTLFGMVDSKYRLTVVVAKRAEQLLRHRFKNTVLEPEERPKMRTLEGLFDDPNPVTWAMKELLTGRLVFGENLVPEDRLQREMEKLYPVEEEA encoded by the coding sequence ATGGCGGAACCCGGGATTGACACGCTTTTTGGCATGGTGGATTCCAAGTACCGGCTCACCGTGGTGGTGGCCAAACGGGCGGAGCAACTTCTGCGCCACCGCTTTAAGAACACCGTGTTGGAGCCGGAGGAGAGGCCCAAGATGCGGACCCTCGAGGGCCTTTTTGACGACCCCAACCCCGTCACCTGGGCCATGAAGGAGCTTTTGACGGGGAGGCTGGTCTTCGGGGAGAACCTGGTGCCCGAGGACCGCCTGCAGAGGGAGATGGAGAAGCTTTACCCGGTGGAAGAGGAGGCGTAG
- a CDS encoding Crp/Fnr family transcriptional regulator, translating into MFQELSLEARREAARIFQPKRALRGTPLYALGDRADGVYLVREGLIWLEGPRSAEGEPATLGVVGPRGLFGEEALVGGRRRTSGATALTYAEFLFAPQEALTSLRACFPEVERFLLEALYARLKEAEERLWELHHLSVSQRLARLLLKLSRAGEVAFSHQDLARMVGATRETVTKLLGEWALSGLVDLGYRRVEVREPEALARLAEPL; encoded by the coding sequence ATGTTCCAGGAGCTTTCCCTGGAGGCTCGGCGGGAGGCGGCCAGGATCTTCCAGCCCAAAAGGGCCTTGCGGGGCACCCCCCTCTACGCCTTAGGGGACCGGGCGGACGGGGTGTACCTGGTGCGGGAAGGGCTTATCTGGCTGGAAGGGCCCCGCTCGGCGGAAGGGGAGCCCGCCACCTTGGGGGTGGTGGGCCCCCGGGGGCTTTTTGGGGAGGAGGCCTTGGTGGGGGGGAGGAGGCGCACCTCGGGGGCCACCGCCTTAACCTACGCCGAGTTCCTCTTTGCCCCTCAGGAAGCCCTGACCTCCTTGCGGGCGTGCTTTCCCGAGGTGGAGCGTTTCCTCCTGGAGGCCCTGTACGCCCGGCTGAAGGAGGCGGAGGAACGGCTTTGGGAGCTGCACCACCTCTCCGTGAGCCAGCGCCTGGCCCGGCTTCTCCTCAAACTGAGCCGGGCGGGGGAGGTGGCCTTTTCCCACCAGGACCTGGCCCGCATGGTGGGAGCCACCCGGGAGACCGTGACCAAGCTCCTGGGGGAGTGGGCCCTTTCGGGCCTGGTGGACCTGGGCTACCGCCGGGTGGAGGTCCGGGAACCCGAAGCCCTTGCCCGCCTTGCCGAACCCCTATAG
- the bshC gene encoding bacillithiol biosynthesis cysteine-adding enzyme BshC, translated as MEIQALAHLLGLPQGEEALRERLGRRGHPHLLPALEAYLKRLQAPPEVFAALEGLGRGAVVTGQQAGLLGGPALTFYKAHTALGLAEKVGAAALFWVASQDHDVEEVRHLHLLLEEEVRTLSLPLPPLPAGRIPLAPYRPAITEFLGPWSRDARVAYALEGETLSEFFARTLSAFLGGRGLIPFDPMAEELAPLFREALERELEDPRASAQAINLEAGRIRTLGGKPPLRRKPGATNLFLETDGRRLLFYEAGTFTDGVRRYSKKELLELLWADPSRLTPAAGLRPVFQDLVLPTAGFVVGPNEFRYVAELSQVYALYGVPMPALFLRLRALVLEPPLGRILGKYQLDPWAFVERGEEAFLDAVRGVLEGFRELEAELLRLLEGVEALGERARALEPTLERPFRRYRARLKGEGERLLKKLLRTRMARDAVLLQHLERLKRHLLPRGLPQERVYPFAMYALRHLEALSRLQEAPLQGKATLVLG; from the coding sequence ATGGAGATCCAGGCCTTGGCCCACCTCCTGGGTTTGCCCCAGGGGGAGGAGGCGCTTAGGGAGCGTTTGGGCCGGAGGGGCCATCCCCATCTTCTCCCAGCCCTGGAAGCCTACCTAAAGCGCCTCCAGGCGCCGCCGGAGGTATTTGCGGCCCTCGAGGGTCTGGGGAGGGGGGCCGTGGTCACGGGCCAGCAAGCGGGGCTCCTTGGGGGGCCGGCCCTCACCTTCTATAAGGCCCATACCGCCTTGGGGCTGGCGGAGAAGGTGGGGGCGGCTGCCCTTTTCTGGGTAGCCTCCCAGGACCACGATGTGGAGGAGGTGCGCCACCTTCACCTTCTTCTGGAGGAGGAGGTGCGTACCCTCTCCCTACCCCTGCCGCCCCTTCCTGCGGGGAGGATCCCCCTCGCCCCTTACCGGCCGGCGATAACGGAGTTTCTGGGCCCCTGGTCCCGGGATGCCCGGGTAGCCTACGCCCTGGAGGGGGAAACCCTGTCCGAGTTTTTCGCCCGCACCCTCTCGGCCTTCCTGGGAGGGCGGGGGCTCATCCCCTTTGATCCCATGGCCGAGGAGCTGGCCCCCTTGTTCCGGGAAGCCCTGGAAAGGGAGCTGGAGGATCCTAGGGCCAGCGCCCAGGCCATCAACCTCGAGGCAGGGCGGATCCGCACCCTAGGGGGGAAGCCGCCTTTAAGGCGTAAGCCAGGGGCCACCAACCTGTTTCTAGAAACCGACGGGCGCAGGCTTCTCTTTTACGAGGCCGGCACCTTTACCGACGGGGTACGCCGCTACAGTAAGAAGGAGCTTTTGGAACTTCTTTGGGCGGATCCCAGCCGCCTTACCCCGGCCGCAGGGCTCAGGCCGGTGTTCCAGGACCTGGTGTTGCCCACCGCGGGCTTCGTGGTGGGGCCCAACGAGTTTCGCTATGTGGCGGAGCTTTCCCAGGTCTACGCCCTCTATGGCGTACCCATGCCCGCCCTCTTCCTCCGCCTAAGGGCCCTGGTGTTGGAGCCTCCCCTTGGGCGCATCCTAGGGAAGTACCAGCTGGACCCCTGGGCCTTTGTGGAAAGGGGAGAGGAGGCCTTTTTGGATGCGGTGAGGGGGGTGCTGGAGGGGTTTAGGGAGTTGGAGGCGGAGCTTTTGCGCCTTTTGGAGGGGGTGGAGGCCTTGGGCGAAAGGGCCAGGGCCTTGGAGCCCACCTTGGAGAGGCCCTTCCGCCGGTACAGGGCGCGCCTAAAGGGGGAAGGGGAGAGGCTTTTGAAGAAGCTCCTTCGCACCCGCATGGCCCGGGATGCCGTCCTCCTCCAACACTTGGAACGCCTAAAGCGGCACCTTCTTCCCCGGGGTCTGCCCCAGGAGCGGGTCTATCCCTTTGCCATGTACGCCCTGCGCCACCTCGAGGCCCTTTCCCGGCTCCAAGAAGCTCCCCTTCAGGGCAAGGCCACCTTGGTCTTGGGCTAA
- a CDS encoding methylated-DNA--[protein]-cysteine S-methyltransferase yields the protein MWIPTPVGGLWLQVGPQGVRALEPALFPRGPEAKGPLAEAVRERVLAYFAGERPDFLDIPLDYEGLSPMRVALYQRVRRIPYGRTESYGNLARELGLSPRAVGAGMRASPFFLLVPAHRVIHADGRLGGFAGQEGLKAWLLCFEGVWP from the coding sequence ATGTGGATTCCTACCCCCGTGGGTGGCCTGTGGCTCCAGGTGGGCCCTCAGGGGGTGCGGGCTCTGGAGCCGGCCCTTTTCCCCCGGGGGCCCGAGGCAAAAGGGCCTTTGGCGGAGGCGGTACGGGAGAGGGTTTTGGCCTATTTTGCTGGGGAAAGGCCGGACTTTCTGGATATCCCCCTGGATTATGAAGGCCTTTCCCCCATGCGGGTAGCCCTTTACCAACGGGTGCGCCGGATCCCGTATGGGCGCACGGAAAGCTACGGTAACCTGGCCCGGGAGCTTGGCCTGTCCCCCAGGGCGGTAGGGGCGGGGATGCGGGCTTCGCCCTTTTTCCTCCTGGTGCCCGCCCACCGGGTGATCCACGCCGATGGGCGGCTTGGGGGGTTTGCTGGGCAGGAGGGGCTTAAGGCCTGGCTTCTCTGCTTTGAGGGAGTCTGGCCCTAG